One genomic segment of Kocuria rhizophila DC2201 includes these proteins:
- the rplA gene encoding 50S ribosomal protein L1, whose protein sequence is MAKRSKAYRAAAEKIEAGKFYAPAEAVALAKELAEGSKSDPTVEVAMRLGVDPRKADQMVRGTVNLPNGTGKTARVVVFATGDKAAAAEAAGADFVGNDDLIARIQGGWTDFDAAVATPDMMGKVGRLGKILGPRNLMPNPKTGTVTMDVAKAVNDIKGGKIDFRVDKHSNLHFIIGKASFDAQKLAENYGAALEEVLRLKPSASKGRYITKATVATTFGPGIPVDPNATEVTTQA, encoded by the coding sequence ATGGCAAAGCGCAGCAAGGCATACCGGGCAGCTGCCGAGAAGATCGAGGCGGGCAAGTTCTACGCTCCCGCCGAGGCGGTCGCCCTGGCCAAGGAACTGGCCGAAGGCAGCAAGTCGGACCCCACCGTGGAGGTGGCCATGCGCCTGGGCGTGGATCCCCGCAAGGCGGACCAGATGGTCCGCGGCACGGTGAACCTGCCCAACGGCACTGGCAAGACCGCCCGCGTGGTCGTCTTCGCCACGGGTGACAAGGCCGCCGCGGCCGAGGCCGCCGGTGCGGACTTCGTGGGCAACGACGACCTCATCGCCAGGATCCAGGGCGGCTGGACGGACTTCGACGCCGCCGTGGCCACCCCGGACATGATGGGCAAGGTGGGTCGCCTGGGCAAGATCCTGGGTCCCCGCAACCTCATGCCGAACCCGAAGACCGGCACCGTGACCATGGACGTCGCGAAGGCCGTGAACGACATCAAGGGCGGCAAGATCGACTTCCGCGTGGACAAGCACTCCAACCTGCACTTCATCATCGGCAAGGCGTCCTTCGACGCCCAGAAGCTCGCCGAGAACTACGGTGCAGCCCTGGAGGAGGTGCTTCGTCTGAAGCCCTCCGCCTCCAAGGGTCGTTACATCACCAAGGCCACCGTGGCCACCACGTTCGGCCCGGGCATCCCCGTGGACCCGAACGCCACCGAGGTGACCACCCAGG
- the nusG gene encoding transcription termination/antitermination protein NusG produces the protein MTDHELENDDARTAQLDTTSGDAAREESAETVSDTVETVESTDAQEVTDEKAVQEADLDAAEGNGEATPVPLVEVEVTEEAVEDDVDPVAEFKANLRRQEGDWFVIHTYAGYENRVKTNLETRIQSLNMEEDIFQIEVPMEEVVEIKNSQRKTVRRVRIPGYVLVRMNLTDASWGAVRHTPGVTGFVGQDAYNPAPLRLDEVFDMLAPTFETPEKAKGLGETAGPGAGSQGGAAQQVTVDFEVGESVIVKEGPFETLPATISEIKVESQQLVVLVSIFERETPVTLGFNQVTKI, from the coding sequence GTGACCGATCACGAGCTCGAGAACGACGACGCCCGCACCGCGCAGCTCGACACCACCTCCGGTGACGCTGCGCGTGAGGAGTCGGCGGAGACCGTGTCCGACACTGTCGAGACCGTCGAGTCCACGGACGCGCAGGAGGTCACGGACGAGAAGGCCGTGCAGGAGGCTGACCTCGACGCCGCCGAGGGCAACGGCGAGGCCACTCCCGTGCCGCTCGTGGAGGTGGAGGTCACCGAGGAGGCCGTCGAGGACGACGTCGACCCCGTGGCCGAGTTCAAGGCCAACCTGCGCCGCCAGGAGGGCGACTGGTTCGTCATCCACACCTACGCGGGCTACGAGAACCGCGTGAAGACCAACCTCGAGACCCGCATCCAGTCCCTCAACATGGAAGAGGACATCTTCCAGATCGAGGTGCCCATGGAAGAGGTCGTGGAGATCAAGAACTCCCAGCGCAAGACCGTGCGCCGAGTGCGCATCCCGGGCTATGTGCTGGTGCGCATGAACCTCACCGACGCCTCCTGGGGCGCGGTGCGCCACACCCCGGGTGTCACGGGCTTCGTGGGCCAGGACGCCTACAACCCCGCCCCGCTGCGCCTGGACGAGGTCTTCGACATGCTCGCCCCCACGTTCGAGACGCCCGAGAAGGCCAAGGGCCTCGGCGAGACCGCCGGCCCCGGTGCCGGGTCCCAGGGCGGGGCCGCCCAGCAGGTCACCGTGGACTTCGAGGTCGGCGAGTCCGTGATCGTGAAGGAGGGCCCGTTCGAGACCCTCCCCGCCACGATCTCCGAGATCAAGGTGGAGTCCCAGCAGCTGGTGGTGCTGGTGTCCATCTTCGAGCGTGAGACCCCCGTGACCCTGGGCTTCAACCAGGTCACCAAGATCTAG
- the rplK gene encoding 50S ribosomal protein L11, giving the protein MAPKKKKVAGLIKLQIQAGAANPAPPVGPALGQHGVNIMEFCKAYNAATESQRGNIVPVEITVYEDRSFSFITKTPPAAQLIKKAAGVAKGSGVPHTTKVGKITMDQVREIAETKKEDLNANDIDAAAKIIAGTARSMGIEVN; this is encoded by the coding sequence ATGGCTCCCAAGAAGAAGAAGGTCGCAGGCCTGATCAAGCTGCAGATCCAGGCAGGCGCCGCCAACCCGGCTCCTCCCGTGGGTCCGGCGCTGGGTCAGCACGGCGTCAACATCATGGAGTTCTGCAAGGCCTACAACGCGGCCACGGAATCCCAGCGCGGCAACATCGTGCCGGTGGAGATCACCGTCTACGAGGACCGCTCGTTCTCCTTCATCACCAAGACCCCTCCGGCCGCCCAGCTGATCAAGAAGGCCGCCGGCGTCGCCAAGGGTTCCGGCGTGCCCCACACCACCAAGGTGGGCAAGATCACCATGGACCAGGTCCGTGAGATCGCCGAGACCAAGAAGGAAGACCTCAACGCCAACGACATCGACGCCGCCGCGAAGATCATCGCCGGCACCGCCCGCTCCATGGGCATCGAGGTCAACTGA
- the secE gene encoding preprotein translocase subunit SecE: MSHTVTGQTPGRPTGSERKRGIFGRIWLFIRQVVGELKKVVTPSRRELVNYVLVVLVFVAFMMVLISLLDLGFGQLAIWLFGNGNQPQ; this comes from the coding sequence ATGTCGCACACCGTCACAGGACAGACCCCGGGTCGCCCCACCGGCTCGGAGCGCAAGCGCGGGATCTTCGGACGCATCTGGCTGTTCATCCGCCAGGTCGTGGGGGAGCTCAAGAAGGTCGTCACCCCCTCCCGGCGCGAACTGGTGAACTACGTCCTGGTGGTGCTGGTGTTCGTGGCATTCATGATGGTGCTGATCTCCCTGCTGGACCTGGGCTTCGGCCAGCTGGCCATCTGGCTCTTCGGCAACGGCAACCAGCCCCAGTAA
- a CDS encoding pyridoxal phosphate-dependent aminotransferase, producing the protein MSPAQQRIAHRIAAIAESATLAVDAKAKALKAQGRPVIGFGAGEPDFSTPDYIVAAAAEALRDPANFRYSPAAGQPRLREAIAGATARDSGWNVDSSQVLVTNGGKQAVYQAFQTVVDDGDDVLLPAPYWTTYPEAVRLAGGNPVEVFAGADNDYKVTPEQLEAASTPATKALLFCSPSNPTGSVYTEEETRAIGEWAADRGIFVISDEIYQHLTYDDVRFVSMAQAVPALHEHLILLNGVAKTYAMTGWRVGWMVGPKDVVKAATNLQSHLSSNVNNVAQAAALAALEGPMDKVAEMREAFDRRRRTIVEGLNAIEGVNCPVPTGAFYAYPDVTALLGREFDGVTPHTSAELAELILEKAEVAVVPGEAFGPSGYLRLSYALGDDDLAEGLRRLQDFLGSAR; encoded by the coding sequence ATGTCACCAGCGCAGCAGCGCATCGCGCACCGGATCGCCGCGATCGCGGAGTCCGCGACCCTCGCGGTGGACGCCAAGGCCAAGGCTCTCAAGGCCCAGGGGCGTCCCGTGATCGGCTTCGGCGCGGGTGAACCGGACTTCTCCACCCCGGACTACATCGTGGCCGCCGCGGCCGAGGCGCTGCGGGACCCCGCCAACTTCCGCTACTCCCCGGCCGCGGGGCAGCCCCGGCTGCGCGAGGCGATCGCCGGTGCGACCGCGCGGGACAGCGGCTGGAACGTGGACAGCTCCCAGGTGCTCGTGACCAACGGCGGCAAGCAGGCCGTCTACCAGGCCTTCCAGACCGTGGTGGACGACGGCGACGACGTCCTGCTGCCCGCCCCGTACTGGACCACCTACCCGGAGGCCGTCCGCCTGGCCGGCGGCAACCCTGTGGAGGTCTTCGCGGGTGCGGACAACGACTACAAGGTCACCCCGGAGCAGCTCGAGGCGGCGTCCACCCCCGCCACCAAGGCGCTGCTGTTCTGCTCCCCCTCCAACCCCACGGGCTCGGTGTACACCGAGGAGGAGACCCGCGCGATCGGCGAGTGGGCCGCGGACAGGGGGATCTTCGTGATCAGCGACGAGATCTACCAGCACCTCACCTACGACGACGTCCGGTTCGTCTCCATGGCCCAGGCCGTTCCCGCGCTGCACGAGCACCTGATCTTGCTCAACGGCGTGGCCAAGACCTATGCGATGACGGGCTGGCGCGTGGGCTGGATGGTGGGCCCGAAGGACGTGGTGAAGGCCGCGACCAACCTGCAGTCCCACCTGTCCTCCAACGTGAACAACGTGGCGCAGGCCGCGGCACTGGCCGCCCTGGAGGGCCCCATGGACAAGGTGGCCGAGATGCGCGAGGCCTTCGACCGGCGTCGTCGGACCATCGTGGAGGGGCTGAACGCGATCGAGGGTGTGAACTGCCCGGTGCCCACGGGCGCGTTCTACGCGTACCCGGACGTCACCGCGCTGCTGGGGCGCGAGTTCGACGGCGTCACGCCGCACACCTCCGCCGAGCTCGCCGAGCTGATCCTCGAGAAGGCCGAGGTGGCCGTGGTCCCGGGCGAGGCGTTCGGTCCGTCCGGGTACCTGCGGCTGTCCTACGCCCTGGGCGACGACGACCTCGCCGAGGGTCTGCGTCGGCTGCAGGACTTCCTGGGGTCGGCACGGTGA